From the Maioricimonas rarisocia genome, one window contains:
- a CDS encoding EutN/CcmL family microcompartment protein produces the protein MRIGEIIGSVTLSRAHPSIQGASWKLVVPFDQAALRGDDAGRGEPLVAFDELGAGLGSIIALSEGAEAAAPFNPEQKPLDAYNAALLENIELVDEDS, from the coding sequence ATGCGAATCGGCGAGATCATCGGCAGCGTGACGCTTTCCAGAGCTCACCCGTCCATCCAGGGGGCGAGCTGGAAGCTCGTCGTCCCCTTCGACCAGGCAGCCCTTCGGGGAGATGACGCCGGTCGCGGTGAGCCGCTGGTCGCCTTCGACGAACTGGGAGCCGGCCTCGGCAGCATCATCGCTCTGAGCGAAGGCGCCGAAGCCGCCGCTCCGTTTAATCCGGAACAGAAGCCGCTCGATGCGTACAACGCGGCGCTGCTCGAAAACATCGAGTTGGTCGACGAAGACAGCTGA
- a CDS encoding aldehyde dehydrogenase family protein, protein MNESTIRAVVQEVLNEIGKGAPSASASTPPPRVNGSPNGIPVMSAGAARPAGASSYGPVSGDWGVFDSVDEAVAAAKHAFNQLRGRPIADRAKVVSIVKEMCEARAEEWGRKELEETKIGRLDHKIEKLQIIKLVPGTEWLKSDCFSGDNGLSVEEYAPFGVIGGITPVTHSLPTLAGNVINMIAAGNTVCFNPHPSGAGIACEGVQAFNKAIAEAIGLENLITIIGTPTIESAGAIFNHRDVRMLCVTGGPGVARAALQARKKAVVAGPGNPPVVVDETADIENAAKSIVAGGAYDNNLLCIGEKEVFAVNDIFDSLMDAMSRHGGYRLNTQQVEALTKTAFAPPKEPGGHHQLNRDMIGKDASVLAEMIGVKVPAGTELLYGETDTSNPFVPEEQMMPFVPIVRARDAQQAIELAYEFEHGFGHTAIIHSRNVHNMTVMGKLMDTTLYVKNGPCMAGLGLGGEGYLSFSVATPTGEGVTNPLTFTRSRRCVMVDELRVV, encoded by the coding sequence ATGAACGAATCGACCATTCGTGCCGTCGTCCAGGAAGTGCTCAACGAAATCGGCAAGGGAGCGCCGTCCGCATCGGCCAGCACGCCCCCGCCGCGCGTCAACGGCTCGCCGAACGGCATTCCGGTCATGTCGGCCGGTGCTGCCCGCCCCGCGGGTGCGTCCTCGTATGGTCCTGTCTCGGGCGACTGGGGCGTCTTCGATTCGGTCGACGAAGCGGTCGCTGCCGCGAAGCATGCCTTCAATCAGCTCCGCGGCCGCCCCATCGCCGATCGCGCCAAAGTGGTCTCGATCGTCAAAGAGATGTGCGAAGCCCGTGCCGAGGAATGGGGCCGCAAGGAACTCGAAGAGACGAAGATCGGCCGGCTCGATCACAAGATCGAAAAACTGCAAATCATCAAGCTGGTTCCGGGCACCGAGTGGCTCAAGTCGGACTGCTTCAGCGGCGACAACGGACTGTCGGTCGAAGAGTATGCCCCCTTCGGAGTCATTGGCGGCATCACGCCGGTGACGCACTCGCTGCCCACCCTGGCCGGCAACGTCATCAACATGATCGCCGCGGGCAACACGGTCTGCTTCAACCCGCATCCTTCGGGAGCCGGCATTGCCTGCGAAGGTGTGCAGGCGTTCAACAAGGCAATTGCTGAAGCGATCGGCCTGGAGAACCTGATCACAATAATCGGCACTCCGACCATCGAGTCGGCCGGTGCGATCTTCAACCACCGCGACGTGCGGATGCTCTGCGTGACGGGAGGACCTGGCGTGGCCCGTGCCGCTCTGCAGGCTCGCAAGAAAGCGGTCGTCGCCGGACCCGGCAACCCGCCGGTCGTGGTGGACGAGACCGCCGACATCGAGAACGCCGCAAAGTCGATCGTCGCCGGCGGTGCCTACGACAACAACCTGCTCTGCATCGGCGAGAAGGAAGTCTTCGCCGTCAACGACATCTTCGACTCGCTGATGGATGCGATGAGCCGTCACGGCGGCTACCGTCTGAACACCCAGCAGGTCGAAGCTCTCACGAAGACCGCCTTTGCCCCGCCGAAGGAACCGGGCGGACATCACCAGCTCAACCGGGACATGATCGGTAAGGATGCCTCGGTGCTGGCGGAAATGATCGGCGTGAAGGTGCCGGCCGGGACGGAGCTGCTGTACGGCGAGACCGACACCAGCAATCCGTTCGTTCCCGAAGAGCAGATGATGCCGTTCGTGCCGATCGTTCGCGCCCGCGACGCTCAGCAGGCAATCGAGCTGGCGTACGAGTTCGAGCACGGCTTCGGTCACACCGCGATCATTCACTCCCGCAACGTCCACAACATGACCGTCATGGGCAAACTGATGGACACGACGCTGTACGTGAAGAACGGCCCCTGCATGGCCGGCCTCGGCCTGGGGGGCGAGGGGTATCTGTCCTTCAGCGTGGCGACGCCGACCGGCGAAGGAGTGACCAACCCACTGACGTTCACGCGGTCCCGCCGCTGCGTGATGGTCGATGAACTGCGGGTGGTGTAA
- a CDS encoding SOS response-associated peptidase, protein MCGRFTLHAPPQLIREAFSLFRDPELAPRYNIAPSQPIAVVRFDENRTPREWDLLRWGLIPSWAKDSKIGYKMINARGETVASKPSFRAAFKRRRCLIPADGFYEWEKRDEGPKQPWYMTQPDGEPFAFAGLWESWSDPDGGVIESCTIITTEANDEMARLHDRMPVILPPDDYDVWLDPSIEEAKTLQPLLVPYEGELKFTPVSTEVNSPRHDSPDCIRPLPEQGQLFD, encoded by the coding sequence ATGTGTGGACGATTTACGCTGCACGCTCCGCCTCAGTTGATTCGTGAAGCGTTCTCGCTGTTTCGCGATCCGGAACTTGCCCCCCGGTACAACATTGCCCCGTCGCAGCCGATTGCCGTGGTCCGGTTTGACGAAAACCGCACGCCTCGCGAGTGGGATCTGCTCCGCTGGGGGCTGATTCCCTCCTGGGCGAAGGATTCGAAGATCGGGTACAAGATGATCAACGCGCGGGGGGAAACGGTCGCTTCGAAGCCGTCGTTCCGGGCCGCCTTCAAGCGACGGCGTTGCCTCATTCCTGCCGACGGCTTTTACGAGTGGGAGAAGCGGGACGAGGGGCCGAAGCAGCCCTGGTACATGACACAGCCGGATGGTGAGCCGTTCGCGTTCGCCGGGCTGTGGGAGTCCTGGTCCGATCCGGATGGGGGCGTGATCGAATCGTGCACGATCATCACGACCGAGGCGAACGACGAGATGGCACGCCTGCACGACCGGATGCCGGTCATCCTGCCACCGGACGACTACGATGTCTGGCTCGATCCTTCGATTGAAGAGGCGAAAACGCTTCAGCCGCTGCTGGTCCCCTACGAGGGGGAGCTGAAATTCACGCCGGTCAGCACCGAAGTGAACAGTCCCCGCCACGATTCCCCCGACTGCATCAGGCCGCTGCCGGAACAGGGGCAGCTTTTCGATTGA
- a CDS encoding EutN/CcmL family microcompartment protein, with protein MFLARITGNVTATQKVDAMVGQTLFVVEPLRVNEKTGEDLQPTGRTFIAVDTVGAGEGEVVLIVQGSSARFTEDTKTLPIDCAIIGIVDDVRLGASSIYKAGD; from the coding sequence ATGTTTCTCGCCAGGATCACCGGCAACGTGACGGCAACGCAGAAGGTCGATGCCATGGTTGGCCAGACCCTCTTCGTCGTCGAACCGTTGCGGGTCAACGAAAAGACCGGCGAAGACCTTCAGCCGACCGGTCGCACATTTATTGCCGTCGACACAGTGGGGGCCGGCGAGGGCGAGGTCGTCCTCATCGTCCAGGGCTCCAGTGCCCGCTTCACCGAGGACACGAAGACCCTTCCGATCGACTGCGCGATTATCGGCATCGTCGACGACGTCCGACTCGGAGCCAGTTCCATTTACAAGGCAGGTGACTGA
- a CDS encoding BMC domain-containing protein → MNDAIGLIETRGLIAQIEAADAMLKAANVTLVKQVQIGGAYVTTIIKGDVGSVRASVDAGAAAASKVGELVSAHVIPRPTAGLMENF, encoded by the coding sequence ATGAACGACGCTATCGGACTCATTGAAACCCGCGGCCTGATCGCCCAGATCGAAGCCGCCGACGCCATGCTCAAGGCAGCCAACGTCACGCTCGTCAAGCAGGTGCAGATCGGCGGTGCTTACGTCACCACGATCATCAAGGGAGACGTCGGCTCGGTTCGTGCCTCCGTCGATGCCGGCGCTGCAGCCGCTTCGAAGGTTGGCGAACTCGTCAGCGCTCACGTCATCCCGCGTCCGACTGCCGGACTGATGGAAAACTTCTGA
- the purN gene encoding phosphoribosylglycinamide formyltransferase has protein sequence MPPGPQESPFRLAVLISGGGTTLVNFLEQIADGRLPVEIPLVIASRDCKGVDRARAAGLRCEVIRPRDYESVDRFSDAVFALIREAGADLVTMAGFLSRLQIPADFEQRVVNIHPALIPSFCGQGMYGHHVHEAVIARGCKVSGCTVHFADNEYDHGPIILQRCVPVYSDDTADTLAARVFEAECEAYPEAIRLIAHRRIDVREGRVHVAPGVD, from the coding sequence ATGCCCCCCGGCCCGCAGGAAAGCCCGTTTCGTCTCGCTGTTCTCATCTCGGGTGGGGGGACGACGCTCGTCAACTTTCTCGAGCAGATCGCCGATGGGCGGTTGCCGGTGGAGATTCCGCTCGTCATCGCCAGCCGTGACTGCAAAGGCGTCGATCGCGCCCGGGCGGCTGGTCTGCGGTGCGAAGTGATCCGTCCGCGCGACTACGAATCGGTCGACCGGTTCAGCGACGCCGTCTTTGCCCTGATTCGTGAGGCCGGGGCCGATCTGGTCACGATGGCAGGATTTCTGTCGCGGCTGCAGATCCCGGCCGACTTCGAGCAGCGGGTGGTCAACATCCATCCGGCGCTGATTCCCTCGTTCTGCGGCCAGGGGATGTACGGTCACCACGTGCACGAAGCGGTGATTGCCCGTGGCTGCAAGGTCTCCGGCTGCACGGTTCACTTTGCGGACAACGAATACGACCACGGTCCGATCATTCTTCAGCGCTGCGTGCCCGTCTACAGCGACGATACAGCCGACACGCTGGCCGCACGCGTATTCGAGGCCGAGTGCGAAGCCTACCCGGAGGCGATCCGGCTGATTGCCCACCGCCGGATCGACGTGCGTGAGGGGCGGGTGCATGTCGCCCCCGGCGTCGACTGA
- a CDS encoding EutN/CcmL family microcompartment protein gives MNLAAVIGRTTATVKHPSLNGWRMLIVQPLTSSGGNDGPPMIAIDNMGSGIGDEVIITSDGKAVREALNTNNSPVRWMVIGQKDQ, from the coding sequence ATGAACCTTGCCGCTGTCATCGGACGAACGACCGCCACCGTCAAGCACCCGTCACTGAACGGGTGGCGGATGCTGATCGTCCAGCCACTCACCTCCTCGGGAGGCAACGACGGTCCGCCGATGATCGCCATCGACAACATGGGAAGCGGCATCGGGGACGAGGTGATCATCACCTCCGATGGCAAGGCCGTCCGCGAAGCACTGAACACGAACAACTCCCCGGTCCGCTGGATGGTCATCGGACAGAAGGACCAGTAG
- a CDS encoding BMC domain-containing protein yields MAKAMEALGMIETKGLISMIEAADAALKAANVQMTGWEKVGSGLVTVFMVGDVAAVKAAVDAGAAAASKIGEVVSVQVIPRPHEELVSILPSQKAGAK; encoded by the coding sequence ATGGCAAAGGCCATGGAAGCACTCGGAATGATCGAGACCAAAGGTCTCATCTCGATGATCGAAGCGGCCGACGCGGCCCTGAAGGCGGCGAACGTGCAGATGACCGGCTGGGAAAAGGTCGGCAGTGGTCTGGTGACCGTGTTCATGGTCGGTGACGTGGCTGCCGTGAAGGCCGCCGTCGACGCCGGTGCTGCCGCCGCCTCGAAGATCGGCGAAGTCGTCAGCGTCCAGGTCATCCCGCGTCCGCACGAAGAACTCGTCTCGATTCTTCCGTCCCAGAAGGCCGGCGCCAAGTAA
- a CDS encoding cupin domain-containing protein, with protein MSFDAATIDRIVANVLSQIGSTPAARDDALIRDVTPVVDAPAPRPSPAPLRLDEAVITADILERKATGTSVVEVGKKAVITPAARDTARERGIEIIRTGESTRSNAHPKADAVRPDAKPGSPSALVCVVRHTDAVDRVVDDVLPGAKKELLGCPDDAAKLAISAICRGETGQVLIVAEQTHRAACLANRNDKVKAVAVRDVLDVKAIRKQLRANVWCIDPTDMSWFELRQLIRSIDL; from the coding sequence ATGAGTTTTGACGCCGCTACCATTGATCGCATCGTCGCCAACGTGCTGAGCCAGATCGGCTCGACGCCCGCCGCACGTGACGACGCGCTCATCCGCGACGTCACTCCTGTCGTGGATGCACCGGCACCGCGACCGTCACCGGCTCCGCTGCGGCTGGATGAAGCCGTGATCACGGCGGACATCCTGGAGCGAAAGGCGACCGGCACATCCGTCGTCGAGGTCGGAAAGAAGGCGGTCATCACTCCCGCCGCCAGAGACACCGCCCGCGAGCGGGGAATCGAGATCATCCGCACCGGCGAGAGCACGAGGTCGAATGCTCATCCGAAAGCGGACGCCGTCAGACCGGATGCGAAGCCGGGTTCACCATCAGCCCTGGTCTGCGTTGTCCGGCATACCGATGCGGTCGATCGCGTCGTGGATGATGTGCTTCCCGGTGCGAAGAAGGAACTGCTGGGCTGCCCCGACGATGCGGCGAAGCTGGCGATCAGTGCGATCTGCCGGGGGGAAACCGGGCAGGTGCTGATCGTTGCAGAACAGACACACCGGGCCGCGTGCCTGGCGAACCGAAACGACAAAGTGAAGGCCGTCGCTGTTCGCGACGTGCTGGACGTGAAGGCAATCAGAAAACAGTTGCGGGCCAACGTATGGTGCATCGATCCGACCGACATGAGCTGGTTCGAGCTGCGTCAGCTGATCCGGTCGATTGACCTGTAG
- the pduL gene encoding phosphate propanoyltransferase: protein MPATQSPSLSRADIERLVRNVLSRQLGGSTATAAPAGPPNPLVVNISARHCHLTEEHVEILFGKGRTLTPVKDLYQEGYYAAEETVAIVGPRRRMLPNVRVLGPCRGDSQVELAFTDSISLGLDLPVRISGDIQNTPGCLLVGPAGSLELNQGVIRAMRHVHMSPADMAWWGVQSGDAMSLRVESQGCTTVLEDLMVRGGDDKIKLEVHLDTDEGNAVNLENATKVELLRSSKSSCSCKH, encoded by the coding sequence ATGCCAGCAACGCAGAGCCCTTCCCTGTCACGAGCAGACATCGAACGCCTCGTGCGGAACGTCCTCAGCCGGCAGCTTGGCGGATCCACCGCAACTGCTGCCCCGGCCGGACCGCCCAACCCGCTGGTGGTCAACATCTCGGCCCGGCACTGCCACCTGACCGAAGAGCATGTCGAGATCCTGTTCGGCAAGGGGCGGACGCTCACGCCGGTCAAGGACCTGTACCAGGAAGGCTATTACGCCGCCGAAGAAACCGTCGCGATCGTCGGCCCACGTCGACGGATGCTGCCGAACGTTCGCGTCCTCGGTCCCTGCCGCGGCGACTCGCAGGTCGAGCTGGCCTTCACCGACTCGATCTCGCTGGGGCTGGATCTTCCGGTTCGCATCAGCGGCGACATTCAGAACACCCCCGGCTGCCTGCTGGTCGGCCCGGCCGGCAGTCTCGAACTCAATCAGGGCGTCATCCGCGCCATGCGTCACGTGCACATGTCTCCGGCCGATATGGCCTGGTGGGGCGTGCAGAGCGGTGACGCGATGTCGTTGCGGGTCGAGTCGCAGGGCTGCACCACGGTTCTGGAAGACCTGATGGTTCGCGGCGGCGACGACAAGATCAAACTCGAAGTGCACCTCGACACCGACGAAGGAAACGCGGTCAACCTCGAGAACGCGACGAAGGTCGAGTTGCTGCGGAGCAGCAAGTCATCCTGCTCCTGCAAGCACTGA
- a CDS encoding acetate/propionate family kinase produces MKVLVANLGSTSFKYRLFDMESEQQLARGGIDRIGQDADSNCVVEIGGRTSEVQQRIPDHAAAVQICLDQLTDPQSGCLGSVDEVAAIGFKAVFAGKLSGVRRVDNNLLETMEALADVAPAHNPPYARAMRQLQQAFPSIPLVAALETGFHDTIPEKYRTYSAPYEWKEQYEVQRWGFHGASHRYIGTRMAELTGRDDLKVISCHLGGSSSLCAISGGKSQSTTMGMTPQSGLPQNNRVGDFDPFALRLVKRLTGKDYDTLLDELSSQSGLYGLSGISPDLRDIEEAAAQGNERAELAIDVYTADIKRYIGQYLAVLNGADAIVFTGGIGENSTRVRSDVCAGMDYAGIQLDPEKNESAKGEAKISRDDSRVEIWTVPTNEEIVVARQTVEVVSA; encoded by the coding sequence ATGAAAGTCCTCGTTGCCAATCTGGGCTCCACGAGCTTCAAGTACCGGCTGTTCGACATGGAGTCGGAACAGCAGTTGGCTCGTGGCGGCATTGACCGCATCGGACAGGATGCCGACTCGAACTGCGTCGTGGAAATCGGCGGCCGGACCTCCGAGGTTCAGCAGCGGATTCCCGACCATGCCGCAGCGGTCCAGATCTGCCTCGATCAGTTGACCGACCCCCAGAGCGGATGCCTGGGCTCGGTCGACGAAGTGGCCGCCATCGGATTCAAGGCGGTCTTCGCCGGCAAGCTGAGCGGGGTGCGGCGTGTCGACAACAACCTGTTGGAGACGATGGAGGCTCTGGCCGACGTCGCCCCGGCGCACAACCCGCCGTACGCGCGGGCCATGCGTCAGCTGCAGCAGGCGTTTCCGTCGATCCCGCTGGTGGCAGCACTCGAGACGGGCTTTCACGACACCATTCCCGAAAAGTACCGCACCTACTCGGCTCCCTACGAATGGAAGGAGCAGTACGAGGTGCAGCGGTGGGGCTTCCATGGAGCCAGCCACCGGTACATCGGAACCCGCATGGCCGAACTGACCGGCCGTGATGATCTCAAGGTCATCTCCTGTCACCTCGGAGGCAGCAGCTCGCTGTGTGCCATCTCCGGCGGCAAATCGCAGTCGACCACGATGGGCATGACGCCTCAGTCGGGACTTCCGCAGAACAACCGCGTGGGGGACTTCGATCCGTTCGCACTGCGGCTCGTCAAACGACTGACTGGTAAGGATTACGACACGCTCCTGGACGAACTGTCGTCGCAGAGCGGACTGTACGGTCTCTCCGGCATCTCGCCCGATCTGCGGGATATCGAAGAAGCCGCCGCGCAAGGTAACGAGCGGGCCGAACTGGCCATCGACGTCTACACCGCGGATATCAAACGCTACATCGGGCAGTACCTGGCCGTGCTCAACGGGGCGGACGCGATCGTCTTCACCGGCGGCATCGGCGAGAACAGCACCCGCGTTCGCAGCGATGTCTGTGCCGGGATGGACTACGCCGGCATCCAGCTCGATCCGGAGAAGAATGAATCGGCAAAGGGAGAGGCGAAGATTTCCCGCGACGACAGTCGAGTGGAGATCTGGACCGTCCCGACTAACGAGGAGATCGTCGTGGCCCGCCAGACCGTGGAAGTGGTCTCGGCGTAG
- a CDS encoding DeoR/GlpR family DNA-binding transcription regulator produces the protein MLLDQRRDNILEILQVKGFASVQGLMDELGASESTVRRDLEYLDRIGQIRRTRGGAAYVGESLTAFDDRRTRALNQKQVIGRAAADFIQSGETILLDGGTTTLEVARHLAGKTLQVVTNSLPIVNQLVAVPDVELVYLGGYLYPKTGVALGSLTMGALEQIHARRLVMSTGGITQAGLFNSNSLLVETERQMISVADEVIVVADSSKLGHSELAHLCGLDQVDRLVVDAGISDEWKEIVTAHGIELTIAE, from the coding sequence ATGCTGCTGGATCAGCGCCGTGATAACATTTTGGAAATCCTTCAGGTCAAGGGCTTTGCGTCAGTCCAGGGCCTGATGGACGAGCTCGGGGCCAGCGAGTCCACGGTTCGACGGGATCTGGAGTATCTTGATCGAATTGGACAGATTCGCAGGACGCGTGGCGGGGCTGCGTACGTCGGTGAATCGCTCACCGCGTTCGATGATCGCCGGACCCGGGCACTCAACCAGAAGCAGGTCATCGGTCGGGCCGCGGCAGATTTCATTCAGTCTGGAGAAACGATCCTCCTCGACGGAGGGACCACGACCCTGGAGGTGGCCCGGCATCTGGCCGGCAAAACCCTCCAGGTCGTCACCAACTCACTGCCGATCGTCAACCAGCTCGTCGCCGTCCCGGATGTCGAACTGGTTTACCTCGGCGGTTACCTGTACCCCAAGACCGGCGTAGCCCTCGGCTCACTGACGATGGGGGCGCTCGAGCAGATACATGCCCGCCGGCTCGTGATGAGTACCGGAGGGATCACGCAGGCGGGGCTGTTCAACAGCAACTCCCTCCTCGTGGAAACGGAACGCCAGATGATCTCGGTCGCCGACGAAGTCATCGTCGTCGCCGACAGCAGCAAGCTCGGTCACTCCGAACTGGCTCACCTGTGTGGGCTGGACCAGGTGGACCGGCTCGTCGTGGACGCGGGAATCTCCGACGAGTGGAAAGAGATTGTTACGGCTCACGGAATCGAACTCACCATCGCGGAGTAA